From a region of the Alnus glutinosa chromosome 1, dhAlnGlut1.1, whole genome shotgun sequence genome:
- the LOC133852912 gene encoding uncharacterized protein LOC133852912, which produces MASSSSNTLPTAMTNTSPPNLTFHEKLEGPNYLSWTTQFLPILRSQEAMGIVDGIEPCPPKFLTDESNKETPNPAFATWQKKDQNVLNWINITLSKKGFQQGSKSCLDYIQATKECAGQLAAVGKPLPDEDLITYLTNGLNPTFNSFITTISILTRDKQFSFEDFQDELLNHEMLLKHQQVQTVDTSTFALFNQKPTDRSFAPRPRGGSFSRFSPPKYSPRNFVPRSDATAPTTRYNAVPPPARYSSQPKYSAPQSTNDSRPIFSNAPKIPCQICGKLNHLALDCFHRMDYAFQGRRPPTQLHAMVSYTNCAYEDQAMQFLLLQDILANPDIRMDYAFQGR; this is translated from the exons ATGGCTTCCTCATCCTCAAACACTCTCCCTACTGCTATGACCAACACATCTCCTCCAAATCTCACCTTTCATGAAAAACTGGAAGGACCCAACTATCTGAGTTGGACCACCCAATTCCTACCTATTTTGCGCAGCCAAGAAGCTATGGGCATAGTTGATGGAATCGAACCTTGCCCTCCCAAATTTTTGACTGATGAAAGCAACAAGGAAACTCCTAATCCTGCATTTGCTACCTGGCAAAAGAAAGACCAAAACGTTCTCAACTGGATCAACATAACTTTGTCAAAGAAG GGTTTTCAACAAGGCTCTAAAAGCTGTTTAGACTACATCCAAGCTACCAAAGAATGTGCTGGCCAACTGGCTGCAGTCGGCAAGCCTCTCCCAGATGAGGATCTAATCACATATCTCACAAATGGACTGAATCCCACCTTCAACAGCTTCATCACTACCATCTCCATTCTGACCCGTGACAAGCAATTCAGCTTTGAAGACTTCCAAGATGAGCTCTTAAACCATGAGATGCTACTTAAGCATCAACAAGTCCAAACTGTGGACACTTCCACCTTTGCACTGTTCAATCAGAAGCCAACCGACCGATCCTTTGCTCCAAGACCCCGTGGGGGCTCATTCTCAAGATTCTCTCCCCCAAAGTACTCTCCAAGAAACTTTGTCCCGAGGTCAGATGCAACAGCTCCTACCACTCGGTACAATGCAGTTCCTCCTCCTGCAAGATATTCTAGCCAACCCAAATATTCGGCCCCTCAATCAACAAATGATTCCAGACCTATCTTCTCCAATGCCCCCAAGATACCTTGTCAAATCTGTGGTAAGCTTAATCACCTTGCTCTTGATTGCTTCCACAGGATGGATTATGCATTTCAAGGCAGACGACCACCTACTCAATTGCATGCTATGGTGTCTTATACCAACTGTGCCTATGAAGACCAAGCAATGCAGTTCCTCCTCCTGCAAGATATTCTGGCCAACCCAGATATTCG GATGGATTATGCATTTCAAGGCAGATGA
- the LOC133876808 gene encoding nudix hydrolase 25 translates to MEGLPPGYRPNVGICLINSDSQIFVASRLNVPGAWQMPQGGIEDGEDPKSAAIRELREETGIVSAEILAEVPNWLTYDFPPAVKTKVNRLWGGEWHGQAQKWFLMRLTKDESEINLATGEAEPEFAEWKWASPEDVIEQAVDYKRPTYEEVMRTFKPYFNGNAISTKCKSSKW, encoded by the exons ATGGAGGGTCTCCCTCCTGGTTACCGTCCCAACGTTGGCATTTGCCTCATCAACTCTGATAGTCAA ATTTTCGTGGCTTCAAGATTGAATGTTCCGGGAGCATGGCAGATGCCTCAG GGGGGTATTGAAGATGGTGAAGATCCCAAATCTGCAGCCATTAGAGAACTGCGAGAAGAAACTGGAATTGTGTCTGCTGAAATTCTTGCCGAG GTTCCGAATTGGTTGACTTATGACTTCCCTCCTGCTGTGAAGACCAAAGTCAACCGTCTCTGGGGAGGGGAATGGCATGGGCAGGCACAAAAGTG GTTCCTTATGAGATTAACAAAAGATGAGAGTGAGATCAACCTAGCCACTGGCGAAGCAGAACCAGAATTTGCTGAGTGGAAATGGGCAAGCCCAGAAGATGTTATTGAGCAG GCGGTGGACTATAAAAGGCCAACGTACGAGGAAGTTATGAGAACCTTCAAGCCTTACTTCAATGGAAATGCAATCTCCACAAAATGTAAATCGTCTAAATGGTGA